A single Argentina anserina chromosome 7, drPotAnse1.1, whole genome shotgun sequence DNA region contains:
- the LOC126802723 gene encoding probable pectate lyase 5: MLSSRMPPTTCILLICLLSSLSSLTLASLNLNLTLPHQHPNPEAVAQEVQRRVNASLSRREILSESDQQCAVGNPIDDCWRCSSNWANNRQQLADCGIGFGQDAMGGKGGQIYTVTDSSDRDPANPTPGTLRHAVIQTEPLWIIFSADMTIKLKAELIVNSFKTIDGRGASVHVTGGGCITLQYVSNVIIHNIHVHHCKPAGNTNVASSPTHVGWRGKSDGDGISLFGARKIWIDHCSLSYCADGLIDAIMGSTGITISNNYFAHHDEVMLLGHDDKYLPDSGMQVTIAFNHFGEALVQRMPRCRRGYIHVVNNDFTQWEMYAIGGSANPTINSQGNRYTAPMDQNAKEVTKRVDTNEGNWDSWNWRTEGDIMVNGAFFVPSGAGMSTQYAKASSIEPKSVGLIDRLILTAGVFGDPRDSSRSESYPGNSGGGTITDGTTNTGSRGDGGDDYFGMIFGSGAQPSSSSSSTILLSLLIILILFVTTNHGGVLSLPLFLLLL, encoded by the exons ATGCTCTCTTCAAGGATGCCTCCTACCACCTGCATTCTCTTAATTTGCCTCTTgagctctctctcttccctcacCTTAGCTTCTCTAAACCTCAACCTCACCCTCCCCCATCAACACCCCAATCCTGAAGCTGTGGCTCAAGAAGTTCAAAG GAGAGTCAATGCCTCCCTATCCCGCCGCGAAATACTGTCGGAATCCGACCAGCAATGCGCCGTTGGGAACCCAATCGACGACTGCTGGCGCTGCTCCTCCAACTGGGCCAACAACCGCCAGCAGCTCGCCGACTGCGGCATCGGATTCGGCCAAGACGCAATGGGCGGCAAAGGCGGGCAGATCTACACGGTCACCGACTCCTCCGACCGCGACCCGGCCAACCCAACTCCGGGAACTCTCCGCCACGCTGTCATCCAAACCGAGCCCCTCTGGATCATCTTCTCCGCCGACATGACCATCAAGCTGAAAGCCGAGCTCATCGTCAACAGCTTCAAGACCATCGACGGCCGCGGCGCCTCCGTCCACGTCACCGGCGGAGGGTGCATCACTCTCCAGTACGTCTCGAACGTCATCATCCACAACATCCACGTCCACCACTGCAAGCCTGCCGGCAACACCAACGTGGCTTCGTCCCCGACGCACGTCGGGTGGCGGGGGAAGTCCGACGGCGACGGAATCTCCCTGTTCGGCGCGCGTAAAATATGGATCGACCACTGCTCGCTGTCCTACTGCGCCGACGGCCTCATCGACGCGATAATGGGGTCGACGGGGATAACGATATCGAACAACTACTTTGCGCATCATGATGAGGTGATGTTGTTGGGGCACGACGACAAGTACTTGCCGGATTCAGGGATGCAGGTGACGATTGCGTTCAACCATTTCGGGGAGGCGCTGGTGCAGCGAATGCCGAGGTGTAGGAGAGGGTATATACATGTGGTCAACAATGACTTCACGCAGTGGGAGATGTATGCTATCGGAGGGAGCGCCAATCCGACGATTAATAGTCAGGGCAACCGGTACACTGCTCCGATGGACCAGAACGCCAAAGAG GTGACAAAGCGCGTGGACACGAACGAAGGGAATTGGGACAGTTGGAACTGGAGGACGGAGGGGGACATAATGGTAAATGGAGCCTTCTTCGTGCCATCAGGTGCGGGCATGAGCACCCAGTACGCCAAGGCCTCAAGCATTGAACCCAAGTCGGTGGGACTCATTGACCGCCTCATTCTCACCGCCGGTGTCTTCGGCGACCCGAG GGACAGTAGTAGGAGCGAATCATACCCTGGAAACAGCGGCGGCGGGACCATAACCGATGGCACCACCAACACTGGAAGCAGAGGCGATGGTGGTGACGACTATTTTGGAATGATTTTCGGCAGTGGTGCtcaaccatcatcatcatcttcaagcACAATCTTGTTGTCTCTTCTAATTATCttaattttgtttgttacaACCAACCATGGTGGTGTATTATCATTACCATTattcttattattattataa
- the LOC126802724 gene encoding serine/threonine protein phosphatase 2A 57 kDa regulatory subunit B' beta isoform-like gives MEPLPLFQTVAVSDRPALFLRKLHLCSSLSDFSHPEASEIDLKRQTLLDLADFLDSSSTALTPHLQEAFIQMVSLNLFRCLPPPSDLADDDDDPYQDPSWPHLHLIYELLLRYIASPHTDARLAKRFIDHAFVSKLIDLFDSQDPRERDYLKTLLHRIYGKFMLHRPFIRKAMNNVFYRFIFETQRHCGIGELLEILGSIINGFALPMKEEHKLFLLRALIPLHKPKGFWQYHHQLAYCIIQFVDKDHQLSELVIRGLLKYWPVTNCQKEVLFLAELEEVLEATPASEFQRCMLPLFRQIGRCLTSSHFQVAQQALYLWNSEHVVNLISQNRTVILPLIFDALEKNTQGHWNQGIHDLTANVRRMFQEMDSKLFKECQEQYLEKITRARVLAEQRELTWKRIEAVAATAGAEDMVLVN, from the exons atggagcctctccctctcttccaAACCGTCGCCGTCTCCGACCGCCCCGCCCTCTTCCTCCGCAAGCTCCACCTCTGCTCCTCCCTCTCCGACTTCTCCCACCCCGAAGCCTCCGAAATCGACCTCAAGCGCCAAACCCTACTGGACCTCGCCGACTTCCTCGACTCCTCCTCCACCGCTCTCACCCCTCATCTCCAAGAAGCCTTCATCCAAATGGTCTCCCTCAACCTCTTCCGCTGCCTCCCTCCCCCCTCCGACCTcgccgacgacgacgacgacccCTACCAGGACCCCTCCTGGCCCCACCTCCACCTCATCTACGAGCTCCTCCTCCGCTACATTGCCTCCCCCCACACCGACGCCAGGCTCGCCAAGCGCTTCATCGACCACGCCTTCGTCTCCAAACTCATCGACCTCTTCGACTCCCAAGACCCGAGAGAACGAGACTACTTGAAGACCCTCCTCCACCGAATCTACGGCAAGTTCATGCTGCACAGGCCCTTTATAAGGAAGGCCATGAACAATGTCTTCTACAGGTTCATCTTCGAGACGCAGCGGCACTGCGGCATTGGCGAATTGCTCGAGATACTGGGGAGCATTATCAATGGATTCGCGCTGCCGATGAAGGAGGAGCACAAGCTGTTCCTCCTCAGGGCCCTTATTCCGCTGCATAAGCCCAAGGGGTTTTGGCAGTATCATCACCAGCTGGCGTATTGTATTATACAGTTTGTTGATAAGGATCATCAGCTTTCGGAGCTGGTCATCAGGGGGCTGTTGAAGTACTGGCCGGTTACCAATTGTCAGAAGGAGGTTCTGTTTCTTGCAGAGCTGGAGGAGGTTTTGGAGGCTACTCCGGCTTCCGAGTTCCAGAGGTGTATGCTGCCCCTCTTTCGACAGATTGGACGGTGCCTCACTAGCTCGCACTTTCAG GTTGCCCAACAAGCTCTATACTTGTGGAACAGCGAGCATGTTGTAAATTTAATATCTCAGAACCGGACTGTGATATTACCATTAATCTTTGACGCGTTAGAGAAGAACACGCAGGGTCATTGGAACCAAGGTATACACGATCTGACGGCCAATGTAAGAAGAATGTTCCAGGAAATGGACTCAAAATTGTTCAAAGAGTGCCAGGAGCAATACTTAGAGAAAATAACCAGGGCCAGAGTATTGGCAGAGCAACGGGAATTGACATGGAAGAGAATAGAGGCAGTCGCCGCAACTGCAGGGGCCGAGGATATGGTTTtggttaattaa